In Aquipuribacter nitratireducens, one genomic interval encodes:
- a CDS encoding polysaccharide biosynthesis tyrosine autokinase — MSLRDYVLVLRRRWVTVLVALVLGVVGAVAATAVADPVYRAQTTSFVALSASDGSTTLLQGSQFTLQRVASYTDVVDSPQVLEPVIDELGLDTDVAGLRGRVDAVNPADTVLLDVSATAADADEAAALANAVTVQLGQVIEQLETPRAGGPSPVKVTVTSPAVAPAAPVTPNPVLNLLLGLALGVAVGAGLALLREAVDTSVRGPADLTALTAASPLGMVQNDPTAASRPLVVLDPENDRGEGFRTIRTNLQFVDVDNPPRRFVVTSAVQGEGKTTTACNLALTLAQSGRRVLVVDADLRRPRVAEVLGIEGAVGLSNVLAGQYRVDDVLVRWGSGMLQVLPAGTIPPDPSELLGSRHMAALLADLAERCDVLVVDTPPVLPVSDALVLAAATDGAVLVVRHGSTRREHVSAAVSALRGVGASLIGTVLTAVPRGRSRADRAYRYEQDRRARRRAGGRAWPGPLTLRRPDGPTAPREDPALRR, encoded by the coding sequence ATGAGCCTCCGCGACTACGTGCTCGTGCTGCGGCGTCGTTGGGTCACCGTGCTGGTGGCGCTCGTGCTCGGCGTCGTCGGCGCCGTCGCGGCGACGGCCGTCGCCGACCCCGTGTACCGCGCGCAGACCACGTCGTTCGTCGCGCTGTCCGCCTCCGACGGCTCCACGACCCTGCTGCAGGGTTCGCAGTTCACGCTCCAGCGGGTGGCCTCCTACACCGACGTGGTCGACAGCCCGCAGGTCCTGGAGCCCGTCATCGACGAGCTGGGCCTCGACACCGACGTCGCCGGTCTCCGCGGTCGCGTCGACGCGGTCAACCCCGCCGACACCGTCCTGCTCGACGTCTCGGCCACGGCCGCCGACGCCGACGAGGCGGCCGCCCTCGCGAACGCCGTGACGGTGCAGCTCGGTCAGGTCATCGAGCAGCTGGAGACCCCGCGTGCCGGCGGGCCGTCGCCGGTCAAGGTCACCGTGACCTCGCCCGCCGTCGCGCCGGCCGCTCCGGTCACGCCGAACCCGGTGCTCAACCTCCTGCTCGGCCTCGCCCTCGGCGTGGCCGTCGGGGCCGGCCTCGCTCTGCTCCGGGAGGCGGTCGACACCTCCGTCCGGGGTCCTGCCGACCTCACGGCGCTGACAGCCGCGAGCCCGCTCGGCATGGTCCAGAACGACCCGACCGCTGCCTCCCGGCCGCTCGTGGTGCTCGACCCCGAGAACGACCGCGGGGAGGGCTTCCGCACGATCCGCACGAACCTGCAGTTCGTCGACGTCGACAACCCGCCGCGTCGCTTCGTCGTGACGTCGGCGGTCCAGGGCGAGGGCAAGACGACGACGGCGTGCAACCTCGCGCTCACCCTCGCCCAGTCGGGCCGGCGGGTGCTCGTCGTCGACGCCGACCTCCGGCGGCCCCGGGTGGCGGAGGTCCTCGGCATCGAGGGGGCCGTGGGCCTGAGCAACGTCCTCGCGGGGCAGTATCGGGTCGACGACGTCCTCGTGCGGTGGGGGAGCGGCATGCTCCAGGTGCTGCCTGCCGGCACGATCCCGCCGGACCCGAGCGAGCTCCTCGGCTCGCGCCACATGGCGGCCCTGCTCGCCGACCTCGCCGAGCGGTGCGACGTCCTCGTCGTCGACACCCCGCCCGTGCTGCCGGTCAGCGACGCCCTCGTGCTCGCCGCCGCGACCGACGGGGCCGTCCTCGTGGTCCGGCACGGCTCGACGAGGCGGGAGCACGTGAGCGCGGCGGTCTCGGCGCTGCGCGGGGTCGGCGCCTCGCTGATCGGCACCGTCCTCACCGCCGTGCCCCGCGGTCGCAGCCGCGCGGACCGGGCCTACCGCTACGAGCAGGACCGGCGCGCGCGGCGACGAGCCGGCGGCCGGGCGTGGCCGGGGCCCCTGACGCTGCGGCGTCCCGACGGGCCGACCGCGCCCCGGGAGGACCCGGCGCTCCGCCGGTAG
- a CDS encoding adenylyltransferase/cytidyltransferase family protein, whose translation MRVGFTSGVFDLFHVGHLNVLRRSRLDCDQLVVAVAEDDVATQLTGRRPAVPFAERLAVVRSMRPVDVAIGRMSTDVLDLWRQVRFDVYYKGGDWPGSPRGDALERAFADLPVEIVYFPYTRHTSSARLREVLGETGPAAPADA comes from the coding sequence GTGAGGGTCGGCTTCACCTCGGGGGTGTTCGACCTGTTCCACGTCGGCCACCTCAACGTGCTGCGCCGCTCGCGGCTGGACTGCGACCAGCTCGTCGTCGCCGTCGCGGAGGACGACGTCGCGACGCAGCTGACGGGCCGGCGACCGGCGGTGCCGTTCGCCGAGCGGCTCGCCGTCGTGCGCTCGATGCGCCCGGTCGACGTCGCGATCGGTCGGATGTCGACGGACGTGCTCGACCTGTGGCGGCAGGTGCGCTTCGACGTCTACTACAAGGGCGGGGACTGGCCCGGCAGCCCCCGCGGCGACGCCCTCGAGCGCGCCTTCGCCGACCTTCCCGTCGAGATCGTCTACTTCCCCTACACCCGGCACACGTCGAGCGCGCGGCTGCGGGAGGTCCTCGGCGAGACCGGCCCCGCCGCACCGGCCGACGCCTAG
- a CDS encoding glycosyltransferase family 4 protein: MSARLLLLTPNLDNNSLGRTYCLWLLARACGMSVTVASPKGERVWAPLAEHELAAACHRVAPLEPGGSLDPRLLAMARDCDLVVAVKPVENSFGLGLALTRATGRPLLLDVDDPDIEVRTTWLPWPERAARRLLTPRYRTLRRLRQEATRVPLLVSNPELQRMYGGRLVPHVREAAPAGAPSASRHPVVRFVGSVRPHKGVDVLRAAVARLHGRGFTLEVTGAAPPDTAPWERWLGTTSLAEGERLVATADVVAVPSLASEWSPAQLPVKLVDALTAGACVVASHVGPVPWALDGSGVLVPPGDVDALTDALAGLADPARRAELGRRARTRALQAFSVEAVAPVFAEEVAAACRTSATA, encoded by the coding sequence GTGAGCGCCCGCCTCCTCCTCCTCACGCCCAACCTCGACAACAACTCCCTCGGCCGCACGTACTGCCTGTGGCTGCTCGCCCGGGCCTGCGGCATGTCGGTGACGGTCGCCTCGCCGAAGGGCGAGCGGGTGTGGGCGCCGCTCGCGGAGCACGAGCTGGCGGCGGCGTGCCACCGGGTGGCGCCCCTGGAGCCGGGCGGCTCCCTCGACCCCCGCCTGCTCGCCATGGCCCGGGACTGCGACCTCGTCGTGGCGGTCAAGCCGGTGGAGAACAGCTTCGGGCTCGGGCTCGCGCTCACACGGGCGACCGGGCGCCCGCTGCTCCTCGACGTCGACGACCCGGACATCGAGGTGCGGACGACCTGGCTGCCGTGGCCCGAGCGCGCGGCCCGTCGCCTCCTCACCCCCCGGTACCGGACGCTGCGGCGGCTGCGGCAGGAGGCGACCCGCGTGCCGCTGCTCGTGAGCAACCCCGAGCTGCAGCGGATGTACGGCGGCCGGCTCGTGCCGCACGTGCGCGAGGCCGCCCCCGCAGGCGCCCCGTCCGCGTCGCGCCACCCGGTGGTGCGGTTCGTGGGGTCCGTCCGCCCGCACAAGGGCGTCGACGTGCTCCGGGCCGCCGTCGCCCGGCTCCACGGTCGCGGCTTCACGCTCGAGGTGACGGGCGCGGCACCTCCCGACACCGCGCCGTGGGAGCGCTGGCTCGGGACGACGTCGCTGGCGGAGGGCGAGCGGCTCGTCGCGACGGCCGACGTCGTGGCGGTCCCGAGCCTCGCGTCGGAGTGGTCGCCGGCGCAGCTGCCCGTCAAGCTCGTCGACGCCCTGACGGCGGGGGCGTGCGTCGTCGCCTCGCACGTCGGTCCCGTCCCGTGGGCCCTCGACGGCAGCGGGGTGCTCGTGCCGCCCGGCGACGTCGACGCCCTCACCGACGCCCTCGCTGGCCTCGCCGACCCCGCCCGCCGGGCCGAGCTCGGGCGGCGCGCGCGCACACGCGCTCTGCAGGCGTTCTCCGTCGAGGCCGTCGCACCCGTCTTCGCGGAGGAGGTGGCGGCCGCGTGCCGGACGTCAGCGACGGCGTGA
- a CDS encoding lipopolysaccharide biosynthesis protein, with product MTPGVLGAGRGRSAVAWSGASVAGRQAFQLLFALVLARVLGPEGFGVVSLATVYVTLTVLLLDLGLAAALVQRPRLPAGLAGATATANLGVAVLLGALTLLLAGPLAGFFDAPALADVLVLLAPALLVKAAAVAPRALLVRDLRLRPVAVADLLGAGAGCVAGLVALGLGAGVLSLVVQTVVLDAVAATVLLVAARGPLPNARLRLLRDSLGFSGQVLATGLVAFLSRNTDNVLVGRVLGTTALAYYGMAYRVLVLPVQLVGQTVNRVMFPAFARMADDRDQLHRTVLVATRALALAAVPAMGLAAVAAWQLVEVVLGPAWRPAAPLVAVLALAGARETVFYVTPTLAKGLGRGGTVLRFELLSTAVQVTGVVIGLAFGVLGVAVGYALAGVALVPVLLRLQHRLAGVRARETLRCVAPPLHASAWGAGAYLLVTLAGWPPVATLLLGATAYLLVLGLVLGLVHRRSTASTVRLLRGVRRGAGDGPVQEVPT from the coding sequence GTGACGCCGGGCGTCCTCGGAGCCGGCCGCGGTCGCTCCGCCGTGGCGTGGAGCGGGGCGTCGGTGGCGGGCCGGCAGGCCTTCCAGCTGCTGTTCGCCCTCGTCCTCGCCCGCGTGCTCGGCCCCGAGGGCTTCGGCGTCGTGAGCCTCGCGACGGTGTACGTCACCCTCACCGTGCTCCTGCTCGACCTCGGCCTGGCGGCGGCGCTCGTGCAGCGACCCCGGCTCCCAGCGGGTCTCGCAGGTGCGACGGCGACGGCGAACCTCGGGGTCGCGGTCCTGCTGGGCGCGCTGACGCTGCTGCTCGCCGGGCCGCTCGCCGGGTTCTTCGACGCACCCGCCCTCGCGGACGTCCTCGTGCTCCTCGCCCCCGCCCTGCTCGTCAAGGCCGCCGCGGTCGCGCCCCGGGCGCTGCTCGTGCGGGACCTGCGGCTGCGGCCCGTCGCGGTCGCCGACCTCCTCGGCGCGGGCGCGGGCTGCGTGGCCGGGCTCGTGGCGCTCGGGCTGGGTGCCGGCGTGCTGTCCCTCGTCGTCCAGACGGTCGTCCTCGACGCGGTCGCTGCGACCGTCCTGCTGGTGGCGGCGCGCGGCCCGCTGCCCAACGCCCGGCTCCGGCTGCTGCGGGACTCGCTCGGCTTCAGCGGCCAGGTGCTCGCGACCGGGCTCGTCGCGTTCCTGTCCCGCAACACCGACAACGTCCTCGTCGGACGGGTCCTCGGCACGACCGCCCTCGCGTACTACGGCATGGCGTACCGGGTCCTCGTCCTGCCGGTCCAGCTCGTCGGTCAGACGGTCAACCGCGTGATGTTCCCCGCCTTCGCCCGCATGGCCGACGACCGCGACCAGCTGCACCGCACGGTCCTCGTCGCCACGCGCGCGCTCGCGCTCGCCGCGGTGCCGGCGATGGGGCTCGCCGCCGTGGCCGCATGGCAGCTCGTCGAGGTCGTCCTCGGGCCCGCGTGGCGGCCCGCCGCGCCGCTCGTGGCGGTGCTCGCGCTCGCGGGGGCCCGGGAGACGGTCTTCTACGTGACCCCCACCCTCGCCAAGGGGCTCGGCCGGGGCGGCACTGTCCTGCGGTTCGAGCTGCTGTCGACCGCGGTGCAGGTGACCGGCGTCGTCATCGGCCTCGCGTTCGGGGTGCTCGGGGTGGCCGTGGGGTACGCCCTTGCGGGCGTCGCGCTCGTGCCCGTGCTCCTGCGGCTGCAGCACCGCCTCGCCGGTGTGCGCGCCCGCGAGACCCTGCGCTGCGTGGCGCCGCCCCTCCACGCGAGCGCGTGGGGCGCCGGCGCCTACCTCCTCGTCACGCTCGCCGGGTGGCCCCCGGTCGCCACCCTCCTGCTCGGCGCGACCGCGTACCTCCTCGTGCTGGGCCTCGTGCTGGGCCTCGTCCACCGCCGCAGCACGGCGTCGACGGTCAGGCTCCTGCGGGGCGTCCGGCGCGGAGCGGGCGACGGTCCCGTCCAGGAGGTGCCGACGTGA
- a CDS encoding CDP-alcohol phosphatidyltransferase family protein, with protein sequence MNAAQKSGKGAPAYSLYVNRWLGRRFAVLAYLAGLRPNHVTAISAAFSFAAIAVLVLVPVGWLTGVVVSACLVLGYALDAADGQLARLRRQSSVSGEWLDHMVDCVKISSLHLAVAVSLYRFTDLPDAVLLLPLGYAVVGAVSFFGQILNEQLRRNVGGEARVLGPDSRRPSLVRALAKIPLDYGVLCLVFLLLGSPVAFLVGYGVMFAAASGYLLLACVAWYRTMRGLDRRLVP encoded by the coding sequence ATGAACGCCGCCCAGAAGTCCGGCAAGGGCGCGCCCGCCTACTCCCTGTACGTCAACCGGTGGCTCGGTCGCAGGTTCGCCGTCCTCGCGTACCTCGCCGGACTGCGGCCCAACCACGTCACGGCGATCAGCGCGGCGTTCTCCTTCGCCGCGATCGCCGTGCTCGTCCTCGTCCCCGTCGGCTGGCTCACCGGCGTCGTCGTCAGCGCGTGCCTGGTGCTCGGCTACGCCCTCGACGCCGCCGACGGCCAGCTCGCACGGCTGCGCAGGCAGAGCTCGGTGTCGGGGGAGTGGCTCGACCACATGGTCGACTGCGTGAAGATCTCGAGCCTCCACCTCGCCGTTGCGGTCAGCCTGTACCGGTTCACCGACCTGCCCGACGCGGTCCTCCTCCTCCCGCTCGGCTACGCGGTCGTCGGGGCCGTGTCGTTCTTCGGGCAGATCCTCAACGAACAGCTGCGCCGCAACGTCGGCGGGGAGGCCCGGGTGCTCGGCCCGGACTCCCGGCGCCCGTCGCTGGTGCGGGCGCTCGCCAAGATCCCCCTCGACTACGGGGTCCTCTGCCTCGTGTTCCTGCTGCTCGGCAGCCCCGTCGCGTTCCTCGTCGGCTACGGCGTCATGTTCGCGGCCGCGAGCGGCTACCTCCTGCTCGCGTGCGTCGCGTGGTACCGGACGATGCGGGGGCTCGACCGGCGACTCGTCCCGTGA
- a CDS encoding adenylyltransferase/cytidyltransferase family protein, with protein MSARIGYTTGVFDMFHVGHLNVLRGARSRCDHLIVGVTTDELAEQRKGRAPVVPLLERMEIVQNVRYVDDVVTQTTMDKRLAWENLKFDVMFVGDDWRGTPAWDAIEAEFGALGVGVEYLPYTRHTSSSALRRSVFAE; from the coding sequence GTGAGCGCACGGATCGGGTACACGACCGGGGTGTTCGACATGTTCCACGTCGGGCACCTCAACGTGCTCCGCGGCGCGAGGTCCCGCTGCGACCACCTCATCGTGGGCGTGACGACCGACGAGCTCGCCGAGCAGCGCAAGGGCCGCGCCCCCGTCGTCCCCCTGCTCGAGCGCATGGAGATCGTGCAGAACGTCCGCTACGTCGACGACGTCGTGACGCAGACGACGATGGACAAGCGCCTCGCGTGGGAGAACCTCAAGTTCGACGTCATGTTCGTCGGCGACGACTGGCGGGGCACCCCCGCCTGGGACGCCATCGAGGCGGAGTTCGGTGCGCTCGGGGTCGGGGTGGAGTACCTGCCGTACACCCGGCACACCTCGAGCAGCGCCCTGCGCCGGTCGGTGTTCGCCGAGTGA
- a CDS encoding glycosyltransferase family 2 protein, giving the protein MPDVSDGVTGTTRGNGVVVAVLTYLRVPELLRVLPELRTQAADLARPARVLVVDNDPAAGARDAVEAAGLPGVHYVHEPEPGIAAARNRALDEAAQEALLVFVDDDEVPSPGWLAQLVATWETHPGAAAVVGPIDCRFDRPPGPWVAKGRFFDHRRLPTGSTVDVAATNNLLLDLRAVDRLGVRFDARFGESGGSDTLFTREIATRGGVMVWCAEATVTDRVPDARVRPAWVLRRVRRGGNTWSRTSVALAPPGPRRWRVRASLLVSGGARVALGAVRALVGTLLPWTAHQARGVRLAARGLGMVTGAVGVVDHEYRRARR; this is encoded by the coding sequence GTGCCGGACGTCAGCGACGGCGTGACGGGGACGACGCGCGGGAACGGCGTCGTCGTGGCCGTCCTCACGTACCTGCGGGTCCCCGAGCTGCTGCGCGTGCTGCCGGAGCTGAGGACGCAGGCGGCGGACCTGGCGCGGCCCGCGCGGGTCCTCGTCGTCGACAACGACCCCGCGGCCGGTGCGCGGGACGCGGTCGAGGCCGCCGGCCTGCCCGGCGTCCACTACGTCCACGAGCCCGAGCCCGGGATCGCAGCCGCCCGCAACCGCGCCCTCGACGAGGCCGCGCAGGAGGCGCTCCTCGTGTTCGTCGACGACGACGAGGTGCCGTCACCGGGGTGGCTCGCGCAGCTCGTCGCGACGTGGGAGACGCACCCCGGTGCCGCCGCGGTCGTCGGCCCGATCGACTGCCGCTTCGACCGGCCCCCCGGGCCGTGGGTGGCCAAGGGGCGCTTCTTCGACCACCGGCGCCTACCGACCGGCAGCACCGTCGACGTGGCCGCGACCAACAACCTGCTCCTCGACCTGCGCGCCGTCGACCGGCTCGGGGTGCGCTTCGACGCACGGTTCGGCGAGAGCGGGGGGTCGGACACCCTGTTCACGCGGGAGATCGCGACACGGGGCGGTGTGATGGTGTGGTGCGCGGAGGCGACGGTCACCGACCGCGTGCCCGACGCGCGGGTGCGCCCGGCGTGGGTGCTGCGGCGGGTCCGGCGCGGGGGCAACACGTGGAGCCGCACCTCGGTGGCCCTGGCACCGCCCGGCCCACGCCGGTGGCGGGTCCGGGCGTCGCTGCTGGTGTCCGGCGGCGCCCGCGTCGCCCTCGGCGCCGTCCGCGCGCTCGTCGGCACGCTGCTGCCGTGGACCGCGCACCAGGCGCGGGGCGTGCGGCTCGCGGCCCGGGGTCTCGGCATGGTGACGGGCGCCGTCGGTGTGGTCGACCACGAGTACCGGAGGGCGCGCAGGTGA
- a CDS encoding glycosyltransferase, with protein sequence MPQRSGPATVLVAHPGGELYGSDRVLAESVAGLREAGLDVVVALAGPGPLVARLEALGARVTVCRTPVLRKQYLSLVGLLRLARSTAAGLRPSWALLRATRPVAVLVNTVTVPLWIVLARLLRVPVVCHVHEAERSARPLLRRLLALPLLGARRVVTNSRFSEGVLLDAVPSLASRTQVVPNGVEGPSACVPPRASPDGEVRLLYLGRLSPRKGPDVAVAAVAALRDRGVPARLDVVGAVFPGYEWFEQELRDQVRALGLTDRVALHGFRPDVWPWLAGCDVLLVPSRTDEPFGNTAVEGALAARPVVASRTSGLLEATSGLRAARTVAPDDPDAVADAVVAIRDAWAHVRDDALADRAYAADRYSPTAYRRRVADVVAGVVSDVAPGVVRGSRP encoded by the coding sequence GTGCCGCAGAGGTCCGGGCCGGCGACGGTCCTCGTCGCCCACCCCGGCGGCGAGCTGTACGGCTCCGACCGGGTGCTCGCCGAGTCCGTCGCGGGACTGCGCGAGGCGGGGCTCGACGTCGTCGTCGCGCTCGCGGGCCCCGGTCCGCTCGTGGCGCGGCTCGAGGCGCTCGGCGCGCGGGTGACCGTCTGCCGCACGCCGGTGCTGCGCAAGCAGTACCTGTCCCTGGTCGGCCTGCTGCGCCTGGCCCGGAGCACCGCGGCCGGCCTACGGCCCTCGTGGGCGCTGCTGCGTGCCACGCGGCCGGTCGCCGTCCTCGTCAACACCGTCACGGTGCCGCTGTGGATCGTGCTCGCACGGCTGCTGCGCGTCCCCGTCGTGTGCCACGTCCACGAGGCGGAGCGCAGCGCCCGCCCGCTCCTGCGGCGCCTGCTCGCCCTGCCGCTGCTCGGCGCGCGACGGGTCGTGACGAACAGCCGCTTCAGCGAGGGAGTGCTGCTCGACGCGGTGCCGTCCCTCGCGAGCCGGACGCAGGTCGTGCCGAACGGGGTCGAGGGACCGTCGGCGTGCGTGCCGCCGCGGGCCTCGCCCGACGGGGAGGTCCGTCTCCTCTACCTCGGTCGGCTGTCACCGCGGAAGGGCCCCGACGTCGCCGTCGCCGCGGTCGCCGCGCTGCGGGACCGCGGGGTGCCGGCGCGGCTCGACGTCGTCGGGGCCGTGTTCCCCGGCTACGAGTGGTTCGAGCAGGAGCTGCGCGACCAGGTGCGGGCGCTCGGCCTGACCGACCGGGTCGCGCTCCACGGCTTCCGGCCCGACGTGTGGCCGTGGCTCGCCGGGTGCGACGTCCTCCTCGTGCCGTCCCGGACGGACGAGCCGTTCGGCAACACCGCGGTCGAGGGGGCCCTGGCCGCGCGGCCCGTCGTCGCGAGCCGCACCTCCGGCCTGCTGGAGGCGACGAGCGGCCTGCGGGCCGCCCGGACCGTCGCCCCGGACGACCCGGACGCCGTCGCCGACGCCGTCGTCGCGATCCGCGACGCGTGGGCGCACGTGCGGGACGACGCGCTCGCGGACCGCGCGTACGCCGCCGACCGCTACTCCCCCACCGCCTACCGGCGCCGTGTCGCCGACGTCGTCGCCGGCGTCGTGTCCGACGTCGCCCCCGGCGTCGTCCGGGGGTCCCGTCCGTGA
- a CDS encoding PKD domain-containing protein → MAGAALTVLAVAASALVASVPAAGDTVPPPGTPATVAADALPTVQVNGVVWSQAVIGDRVWAAGSFTTARPAGSAPGQNEVDRRNVLVYDIRTGQRDTTFTEWLNATGHVVAASPDGRRVYVGGDFTSASGVRHERIVAFDAVTGRAVHAFDAHLDARVSAIAATNDTVYVGGSFLSANGVPRTRLAAFRASDGALLDWAPTAQDQPVQALTLTRDGSRLYVGGKFLGLNGNGVKGLGALDPVTGSSLPVPAAAVIRNGGERGGITSLAVDGDTLYGTGFTFGSLAVGNLEGVFAARAGDGQLTWVADCHGDHYSVAPVGDTVYAAGHAHYCGNVGSFGQTTPWRFDRALAFSTQPKGTLLPNSVDSGRYFDFGGLPRPDALHWYPYMDAGTYTGQNQGPWSVTGNADYVAFGGEFTEAMNIRQQGLVRFARHGLRPEVIGPQSSASLTPVLDTLEPGSVRVAWQTSWDYDNRALTYRVVRNGQVSAPVHTVTVDSASFDRPYLSFTDTDVVPGQTYAYRVYVRDGVGNENRGNTVTTTVAGGTALTSYPRRVRADGAQHLWRLGEASGPVKDRAGGDDLTLSSGATRQVPGAVVGDPDGAVGFSGTSTGSAASSGAVMGPQVFSVEAWVRTSSTAGGKIVGFGNQRTGNSQTFDRHLYVDSGGRVGFGVYPGASRVLRSATAVVDGQWHHVVGTLGTDGQKLYVDGALVAQNAATTSATPVTGYWRVGGDNLSGWPNRPASDYLDGQVDEVAVYHSVLTPQTVATHHALGLGQLPANQSPTASFTTTTSDLRVTVDGRASSDPDGTVASYAWAFGDGTTASGPTAIRTYAAPGTYTVTLTVTDDAGATAQTSRQVTVTAPPPPPPGNRAPTASFTTTVSGLAVSADGRASSDPDGTVTAWAWDFGDGAVAAGATTGHTYAAAGTYTIRLTVTDDDGATHSTTRQVTLTAPAVRDRCRRVVVEPVQQPGSSGWCVTDAGRERAKAGGG, encoded by the coding sequence GTGGCGGGAGCCGCCCTCACGGTTCTCGCGGTGGCCGCGTCGGCCCTCGTCGCGTCGGTGCCCGCGGCGGGCGACACGGTCCCGCCGCCCGGGACCCCCGCGACGGTCGCGGCGGACGCGCTGCCGACCGTGCAGGTGAACGGCGTCGTGTGGTCGCAGGCCGTCATCGGCGACCGCGTGTGGGCGGCGGGCAGCTTCACGACGGCACGGCCGGCCGGTTCCGCTCCGGGGCAGAACGAGGTCGACCGGCGCAACGTCCTCGTCTACGACATCCGCACCGGGCAGCGCGACACGACGTTCACGGAGTGGCTGAACGCGACCGGGCACGTGGTCGCCGCGAGCCCGGACGGTCGGCGGGTCTACGTCGGGGGTGACTTCACGTCCGCGTCCGGGGTGCGCCACGAGCGGATCGTCGCGTTCGACGCGGTGACGGGCCGGGCGGTGCACGCCTTCGACGCCCACCTCGACGCCCGGGTGAGCGCGATCGCCGCGACGAACGACACGGTGTACGTCGGCGGCAGCTTCCTCAGCGCGAACGGAGTGCCGCGGACCCGTCTGGCGGCGTTCCGGGCCTCGGACGGGGCGCTGCTCGACTGGGCGCCCACCGCGCAGGACCAGCCGGTGCAGGCGCTCACGCTGACGCGCGACGGGAGCCGCCTCTACGTCGGCGGGAAGTTCCTCGGGCTCAACGGCAACGGGGTCAAGGGTCTCGGGGCGCTCGACCCCGTCACGGGCTCCTCGCTGCCGGTGCCGGCGGCCGCGGTCATCCGCAACGGGGGCGAACGGGGCGGCATCACGAGCCTCGCGGTCGACGGCGACACGCTGTACGGGACGGGCTTCACGTTCGGCTCGCTCGCCGTCGGCAACCTCGAAGGCGTCTTCGCCGCCCGGGCGGGCGACGGGCAGCTGACGTGGGTCGCGGACTGCCACGGCGACCACTACAGCGTGGCGCCCGTCGGGGACACCGTGTACGCCGCGGGGCACGCGCACTACTGCGGCAACGTCGGGTCGTTCGGTCAGACGACCCCGTGGCGTTTCGACCGCGCGCTTGCCTTCTCCACACAGCCCAAGGGGACGCTGCTGCCGAACTCGGTCGACTCCGGCCGCTACTTCGACTTCGGCGGGCTGCCCCGGCCCGACGCGCTGCACTGGTACCCCTACATGGACGCCGGCACGTACACGGGTCAGAACCAGGGCCCGTGGTCGGTCACCGGCAACGCGGACTACGTCGCGTTCGGCGGCGAGTTCACGGAGGCGATGAACATCCGGCAGCAGGGCCTCGTCCGGTTCGCACGCCACGGCCTGCGGCCGGAGGTCATCGGCCCGCAGTCGTCCGCGTCGCTCACGCCGGTCCTCGACACCCTCGAGCCGGGCAGCGTCCGCGTCGCGTGGCAGACGTCGTGGGACTACGACAACCGCGCCCTCACCTACCGGGTCGTCCGCAACGGGCAGGTGAGCGCCCCCGTCCACACCGTGACGGTCGACTCCGCGAGCTTCGACCGGCCGTACCTGTCGTTCACCGACACCGACGTCGTCCCCGGGCAGACGTACGCCTACCGCGTCTACGTGCGCGACGGCGTCGGCAACGAGAACCGCGGGAACACCGTGACGACGACGGTCGCCGGTGGCACGGCCCTCACGAGCTACCCCCGCCGGGTGCGGGCCGACGGCGCCCAGCACCTGTGGCGTCTCGGCGAGGCGTCGGGCCCCGTGAAGGACCGGGCCGGCGGGGACGACCTCACGCTCTCGTCGGGGGCCACCCGGCAGGTGCCGGGGGCCGTCGTCGGGGACCCCGACGGGGCGGTCGGCTTCAGCGGCACGAGCACGGGCTCGGCCGCGTCGAGCGGGGCGGTCATGGGGCCGCAGGTGTTCAGCGTCGAGGCGTGGGTCCGCACCTCGAGCACCGCCGGCGGGAAGATCGTCGGGTTCGGCAACCAGCGCACGGGCAACAGCCAGACCTTCGACCGGCACCTGTACGTCGACAGCGGCGGGCGGGTGGGCTTCGGCGTCTACCCGGGCGCGAGCCGTGTGCTGCGGAGCGCCACCGCGGTCGTCGACGGGCAGTGGCACCACGTCGTCGGCACCCTCGGCACGGACGGGCAGAAGCTGTACGTCGACGGGGCCCTCGTCGCGCAGAACGCCGCGACGACCTCCGCGACGCCCGTCACCGGGTACTGGCGGGTCGGTGGGGACAACCTGTCCGGGTGGCCCAACCGCCCCGCGAGCGACTACCTCGACGGGCAGGTCGACGAGGTCGCCGTCTACCACTCGGTCCTCACCCCGCAGACCGTCGCCACGCACCACGCCCTCGGGCTGGGACAGCTCCCGGCCAACCAGTCGCCCACCGCGTCCTTCACGACGACGACCAGCGACCTGCGGGTGACGGTCGACGGGCGCGCGTCCAGCGACCCCGACGGCACCGTCGCCTCCTACGCGTGGGCCTTCGGGGACGGCACGACCGCGAGCGGGCCCACCGCGATCCGCACCTACGCGGCCCCGGGCACGTACACGGTCACCCTCACCGTCACCGACGACGCCGGCGCCACGGCGCAGACCAGCAGGCAGGTCACCGTCACCGCGCCGCCGCCCCCACCGCCGGGCAACCGCGCTCCCACGGCCTCGTTCACGACGACCGTCAGCGGCCTCGCCGTCAGTGCGGACGGGCGTGCCTCGAGCGACCCCGACGGCACCGTCACGGCGTGGGCCTGGGACTTCGGGGACGGCGCCGTCGCAGCCGGCGCCACCACCGGCCACACGTACGCGGCCGCAGGCACCTACACGATCCGGCTCACCGTCACCGACGACGACGGCGCCACCCACAGCACCACCCGGCAGGTGACCCTCACCGCGCCGGCCGTGCGCGACAGATGCCGGCGGGTCGTCGTCGAGCCGGTCCAGCAGCCGGGCTCGTCCGGCTGGTGCGTGACCGACGCCGGGCGGGAACGCGCGAAGGCCGGCGGCGGCTGA